A single window of Anopheles moucheti chromosome 2, idAnoMoucSN_F20_07, whole genome shotgun sequence DNA harbors:
- the LOC128297646 gene encoding serine/threonine-protein kinase meng-po, translating into MASSKKSSGSIHKVREFELDKVVLSDEFDILQIVGEGWFGKILLVEHRATDTEMVLKLLPKPFVSLTDFYKEFHFSLMLGQHKNIVTTYDVAFETAGFYVFTQEYAPLGDLTSNVSDSGIGELHTKRVARQLASAVDYIHQKDLIHRDIKLDNVLVFRSDFARIKLCDFGESRKLGEEVLRRNEWLPYSPPEVLLVKTDDKYKTDTAHDVWQFGIVCFVCLTGCLPWQKASLDDPRYNRYQQWHQATLTFPMKRCPKLFKLLSARACKLFKKFLDPRSDRRLKTLSDLQKYLDDRWLGKTAEKEMAENEPDELCPSMYSFHSSVEEKNKLLGTLAQCGIETTVDRAAKKNRIRDWIQSSVIVEEEEEDDSGSATPSSTVSRTAVPGHVSSVAALERAEKKINSTVKEASHKHIDPRTGTVQVGPSEMGSINARDSNNNWSSPNINGHSITTNSGKPSLLAATHGLVKEAFNTVASVTVPATEINRHGFFDKKSSIQDSGYGSLKGGPISGPNSRKIPKSPTLPKRSTFIRSENNPYEEQESAEERDSQSLEFDELENDRGSDGFISAVPSKQVPEKTQKSAYDRIFFRRK; encoded by the exons ATGGCATCTTCAAAGAAATCTAGTGGAAGCATCCACAAAGTTCGCGAGTTCGAACTAGATAAAGTAGTCTTGTCTGACGAGTTTGACATCTTACAAATTGTCGGTGAAGGATGGTTTGGGAAAATATTGCTCGTAGAGCATCGTGCTACCGACACGGAGATGGTACTGAAACTGCTACCCAAACCGTTCGTCTCACTGACAGATTTTTACAAGGAATTTCACTTCAGTCTTATGCTCGGGCagcataaaaatattgttaccACTTATGATGTCGCTTTTGAAACGGCCGGATTCTACGTATTCACGCAGGAATATGCACCATTAG GAGACCTAACATCAAATGTTTCGGACAGTGGGATTGGTGAGCTACACACAAAGCGTGTTGCCAGACAACTTGCGTCAGCGGTCGATTACATTCATCAAAA AGACCTTATCCACCGCGATATCAAACTGGACAATGTGTTGGTGTTTCGTTCAGACTTTGCACGCATCAAGTTGTGTGACTTTGGCGAATCAAGGAAACTCGGCGAGGAGGTACTGAGGCGTAACGAATGGCTTCCGTACAGTCCTCCGGAAGTGTTGCTAGTGAAAACGGATGATAAATACAA GACTGATACGGCTCACGATGTGTGGCAGTTTGGCATAGTATGCTTTGTATGTCTCACAGGCTGTTTACCCTGGCAAAAAGCGTCTCTAGATGATCCACGATATAATCGTTACCAGCAATGGCACCAGGCAACTCTTACGTTCCCGATGAAGCGTTGTCCAAAGCTGTTTAAACTGCTTTCGGCTAGGGCGTGCAAGCTTTTTAAGAAGTTTCTAGATCCCCGGTCGGATCGACGGCTAAAAACGCTGAGTGATTTACAAAAGTATCTCGATGACCGGTGGCTTGGTAAAACAGCGGAAAAGGAAATGGCTGAAAATGAACCAGATGAATTGTGTCCCTCGATGTACTCGTTTCACAGCAGcgtggaggaaaaaaataaacttctaGGGACACTGGCACAATGCGGTATCGAGACAACCGTCGATCGTGCCGCAAAGAAAAACCGCATACGAGACTGGATCCAATCGTCGGTGATCgtagaggaggaagaggaagatgaCTCGGGTTCGGCTACACCCTCATCGACCGTTTCACGAACGGCCGTCCCCGGACACGTGTCCTCCGTTGCAGCACTTGAACGAGCAGAGAAAAAGATCAATTCGACCGTTAAGGAAGCATCACATAAACATATCGATCCACGTACTGGAACAGTTCAGGTCGGGCCAAGTGAAATGGGATCAATTAACGCGCGGGATAGTAACAATAACTGGTCTTCACCAAACATTAATGGACATTCAATTACGACGAACTCTGGCAAACCAAGCCTTCTCGCAGCTACGCACGGTCTTGTGAAGGAGGCATTTAATACGGTTGCATCAGTGACGGTACCAGCGACAGAGATCAATCGCCACggattttttgataaaaagaGTAGCATACAAGACAGTGGGTACGGTAGTTTGAAAGGAGGACCAATAAGTGGACCCAATAGCAGGAAAATTCCCAAATCACCAACACTTCCCAAACGATCCACCTTTATACGATCTGAGAACAATCCTTATGAGGAACAAGAATCAGCAGAAGAACGCGATAGTCAGAGTTTGGAGTTTGATGAACTAGAAAACGATCGTGGATCGGATGGTTTTATCAGCGCCGTACCCTCCAAGCAAGTGCCTGAGAAAACACAGAAAAGCGCTTACGATAGGATTTTCTTTCGGAGAAAATAG
- the LOC128296762 gene encoding aquaporin AQPAn.G-like: MTKALKHVCHSQLWKVFTLFLAEFFGTGMLLFGGCMAGLDGFDNITTNVSRGITFGMVVMMAFITFSATSGAIINPVVSLAAYIYGTLSFPLMLIYIAAQFAGALCGYGILRAVTPWQYYLQALENGDGHCVTVPHSSLSSGMALAVEILLTGILVWTNCGVWDPRNKKDSDSVPIKYALLIAGLSIAGGPITGASMNPARSLAPAVWNNSYEGLWIYFVGPTIGSILMASIYRYIFWQEYKATPSFVCNCADGHVKQELNCAKTVP; the protein is encoded by the exons ATGACCAAAGCGCTCAAACACG TTTGTCACAGCCAACTGTGGAAAGTGTTTACACTATTCTTGGCTGAGTTCTTCGGTACAGGAATGTTGCTATTCGGCGGATGCATGGCAGGTTTAGATGGGTTCGACAACATCACTACCAACGTTAGTCGTGGGATCACCTTCGGAATGGTAGTCATGATGGCGTTCATTACCTTCAGCGCTACTTCGGGAGCGATTATCAATCCTGTCGTATCACTAGCGGCCTATATCTATGGTACACTCTCTTTTCCG CTAATGTTAATATACATTGCGGCTCAGTTCGCTGGAGCGCTTTGTGGTTATGGCATATTACGGGCAGTCACACCATGGCAGTATTACCTACAAGCTCTGGAGAACGGAGATGGCCATTGTGTGACGGTGCCGCACAGTAGCCTTTCTTCTGGGATGGCCCTGGCTGTAGAGATCTTGCTGACGGGCATATTAGTGTGGACGAACTGTGGCGTCTGGGACCCCCGCAATAAAAAAGATAGTGATTCCGTTCCAATCAAGTATGCCTTGCTGATTGCGGGTCTCTCGATTGCAGGCGGGCCCATTACCGGAGCTAGTATGAATCCAGCACGTTCCCTTGCTCCTGCTGTCTGGAACAATTCCTACGAAGGACTATGG ATTTATTTTGTCGGTCCTACGATTGGTTCCATTCTCATGGCTTCCATATATCGGTACATCTTTTGGCAAGAGTACAAAGCTACTCCTAGTTTTGTATGTAATTGTGCGGACGGCCATGTAAAACAAGAGCTCAATTGTGCTAAAACTGTACCTTGA
- the LOC128298553 gene encoding pancreatic lipase-related protein 2-like → MGAHFFRSGLSRFVLMAIIASVWENTVVAEDASFYTNLITFAIHNSEQNVTTNVVSDFEDFEALGCNSSDPFAVIVHGWKESCQTEWLVDMIGNLSTVRNGCIYCMNYNNFSRHDDYFGLVRQFLPISEVLVTKLHQLEKFGYDFDDGYMFGFSYGAHLAFDSLRRFGPGKLAALDVCEPAGPGFDGEQKYREKDPKEAAKNVQCIHTSDNYGTHERKCHQNWNLGRCGKSQDAAGPYPKGSHGLCPYIYNSAFKYDFLAMPNKQNCETKRLAPAWPKGFRMGYFMDRKSDVIGDLFAATSREYPYFDNTFANEVNEV, encoded by the exons ATGGGTGCACATTTCTTTCGAAGTGGCTTGAGTCGGTTTGTGTTGATGGCTATAATAGCATCAGTGTGGGAGAACACAGTTGTTGCAGAAGATGCtagtttttatacaaacttAATCACGTTTGCGATCCATAACAG TGAGCAAAACGTGACTACGAACGTTGTCTCGGACTTTGAGGATTTTGAAGCGCTGGGCTGCAACAGTTCGGATCCGTTTGCCGTCATAGTCCACGGATGGAAGGAGAGTTGCCAGACGGAATGGCTGGTAGACATGATAGGCAATCTATCAACCGTTCGGAACGGTTGTATCTATTGCATGAATTACAACAATTTCTCTCGCCACGATGACTATTTCGGTTTGGTGCGCCAGTTCTTGCCAATATCGGAAGTGTTGGTGACGAAACTGCACCAGTTGGAGAAGTTTGGATACGATTTCGATGATGGTTATATGTTTGGATTTAGCTACGGTGCCCATCTGGCGTTCGACTCGTTAAGAAGGTTTGGTCCCGGCAAGTTGGCTGCGCTGGATG TTTGTGAGCCAGCTGGCCCCGGTTTCGATGGAGAACAGAAGTATCGCGAGAAAGATCCGAAAGAAGCAGCGAAAAATGTGCAGTGCATCCACACGAGTGATAACTACGGTACGCACGAGCGAAAATGCCACCAAAACTGGAATCTGGGACGGTGCGGTAAATCACAGGACGCAGCCGGTCCTTATCCCAAGGGCTCACATGGGCTTTGTCCATACATTTACAACAGCGCGTTCAAATATGACTTTTTGGCCATGCCTAACAAGCAAAACTGTGAAACGAAACGCCTTGCACCAGCATGGCCAAAGGGATTCCGGATGGGTTATTTCATGGATCGCAAAAG CGACGTGATTGGTGATCTTTTTGCGGCCACATCGAGGGAATACCCGTACTTCGACAATACCTTCGCTAACGAAGTCAATGAAGTTTAA